The following are encoded together in the Oncorhynchus masou masou isolate Uvic2021 chromosome 5, UVic_Omas_1.1, whole genome shotgun sequence genome:
- the LOC135539589 gene encoding histone-lysine N-methyltransferase SETD5-like isoform X3 — protein sequence MSIVIALGVTTPETSYSDMAAGSDPESVEASPAVNEKNYPNHSCVSAQSHGYRGLPYTMQQSSVVCCQDHNYGAPPPPTPPASPLSQTIIPRMELNGVARGPTSRYHDNGRQEENSADSDSSSEEEGAVASWCHCTLTPDGFLIKCESCRGLDRRKGLDGQRRKQENVSVGDSSATESGDEEVSPATVSYTATQHTPTSITLTVNRVKRNKSKKRKKSTEKARGVPKGKKIKAFREGSRKSMRMKNSTTEASAVDETTAEGWESRIRQWTDQYEEATANQYSADVQTLLQLHRAATVTVAAEGVVVGDTTPATTSPAQVNASANAMDTINRTELACNNTVLGSQMQLQLGRVTRVQKHRKILRASRDLEPDTLIIEYRGKVMLKQQFEVNGHFFKKPYPFVLFYSKFNDVEMCVDARTFGNDARFIRRSCTPSAEVRHMIADGMIHLCIYAVAQILKDAEVTISFDYEFNSCNYKVDCACYKGNQQNCPVLKHNLSPRETLLCQAAGSLPPPSQLPAPTGAETRRRKAQRREMEGPGGCKGPFGMSDDSNQPSEESGEVRETLQGNVGLGNSDTEEALLDGVKLEEGEEEELDENGVLISSRPKRTPSTGGIDEFKQEGLESVEGSGGNPTGVNTAAHQAGVGISTRRATYVTEPSLAADADKALVCTAPLLAPLAVPPKPPPARSSKPRPKSRISRYRSSSSQRARRQRQALALQQAALEQAVVAEGQEGPLGGPGAELRLGDGVLGAGQLIDGEGLSALNKGNLRNLPKTKKYLVTEWLNDKVLDKVVLQEAPTVERQLRITTDPTVLATTLNMLPGLAASPLICTAPKHYVRFGSPFNPERRRRPVSVDATYGSFKKRWIQQAQDESGLCSGGLEDGTESTSSHQSNSSSSTPNPFKAELAAPPKKRRSTYGPEVEAAPPLPGSEEHGLLLRPLSPITPPLPSDQPLPSPASYAALLGCYGDEERRLSNGMAAYSPLPSLPTSRCNTPLQFENISSPEASPVHRPESISPEPCLQPDVDAPRCALQFPNLSSGLDGPVPAMSDDFSLLLATGPPPPDTQGPLASMVGGGGLLTPLAPSTLSESAQQAREQSFRTEFNLIYTCSPLNANLGNPVTTDRRLSQSEGSFSPAESFYSTVSGQGPLAEVGPGSLSPYGEQHYGGGYPDSGTPPHHTSNPPQKKKRANLQTVSLLTGQPGYQAIAVRREYKTVHNMVSLLEYRKRKQGSSRDPEPGGSSLDTRPSSICASAKSPGGLRSFHLQPPASPHSSFSSPTHSSIPQIEEVSPPDNHHTVAPGPPTQQQSRAQEGTSHWMVPTTVERLREGQGVLERVLRGSLKMDRVLKRTDCSVTDKDPDADRYEIQTVPLASPMKSPQRYSTSVYTHQVQPPLSEGHQQTVDSPAFLQQSVSSPFRGSYSPSAPPPSGQGFYSRLSSLSALSQDPSQQHQQQPLNSLSSFPNQTTSTADSALCGASRPPGGNLHHPSGSSSMDGSHVYSGGSHLKASLLNSGLSGSPTPGSRAHGNPKTDLGAGAVGNPASHHASRLSQQQASRSLKPGSPGQTVLQTGSRLLAASTGQHYPQHGTPLSQFQHPPIQGSGVRTQSGSF from the exons ATGAGCATAGTAATCGCGCTGGGAGTCACTACACCAGAAACGTCCTACTCAGATATGGCTGCTGGATCAGA ccctgaGTCAGTGGAAGCAAGCCCTGCCGTGAATGAGAAAAACTACCCCAACCACAGCTGTGTGAGTGCACAGAGTCATGGGTATCGGGGACTACCATATACT ATGCAACAGTCTTCCGTTGTGTGTTGTCAGGATCACAACTATGGCgcgccccctccccccaccccacccgCCTCCCCGCTCTCCCAAACCATCATCCCCCGCATGGAGCTCAACGGCGTGGCACGCGGCCCTACCTCCCGCTACCATGACAACGGCCGCCAGGAGGAGAACTCTGCTGACAGCGACAGCTCGTCGGAGGAAGAAGGGGCCGTGGCCAGCTGGTGCCACTGCACCTTGACTCCGGATGGCTTCCTCATAAAGTGCGAGAGCTGCAG GGGGCTTGACAGGAGGAAAGGACTGGACGGCCAACGCCGGAAACAAGAAAATGTATCAG TGGGCGATAGCAGCGCCACGGAGAGTGGCGATGAGGAAGTGTCGCCCGCCACGGTGTCCTACACAGCAACGCAGCACACGCCCACCAGCATCACGCTCACAGTCAACCGCGTTAAGCGGAACAAGtccaagaagaggaagaagagcacGGAGAAGGCCCGCGGAGTGCCCAAGGGCAAGAAAATAAAG GCCTTCAGAGAGGGTTCTAGAAAGTCCATGAGGATGAAG aaCTCAACTACGGAGGCCAGCGCAGTGGACGAGACCACAGCGGAGGGCTGGGAGAGCCGCATCCGCCAGTGGACGGACCAGTACGAGGAGGCCACGGCCAACCAGTACAGTGCTGACGTCCAGACACTGCTCCAGCTGCACCGCGCCGCCACCGTTACTGTTGCTGCCGAGGGCGTGGTAGTGGGCGATACAACGCCAGCGACGACCTCACCGGCCCAGGTCAACGCCTCGGCCAATGCCATGGACACAATTAACCGAACGGAGCTGGCGTGCAACAACACGGTGCTTGGCTCTCAGATGCAGTTACAACTGGGGCGGGTGACACGTGTGCAGAAGCACCGGAAGATCCTGCGGGCATCAAGGGATCTAGAGCCAGACACCCTGATCATCGAGTACCGGGGCAAGGTCATGCTCAAACAGCAGTTTGAGGTCAACGGACACTTCTTCAAAAA GCCCTACCCTTTCGTGCTGTTCTACTCCAAGTTCAACGACGTAGAGATGTGCGTGGACGCGCGGACATTTGGGAATGACGCACGCTTCATCCGGAGGTCCTGTACACCCAGCGCAGAG GTTCGGCATATGATCGCTGATGGCATGATCCACCTCTGTATTTACGCCGTCGCGCAAATCCTCAAGGACGCCGAGGTCACCATCAGCTTTGACTACGAGTTCAATAGTTG TAATTACAAGGTGGACTGCGCCTGCTACAAGGGCAACCAGCAGAACTGCCCCGTGCTGAAGCACAACTTGAGCCCACGCGAAACCCTGCTCTGCCAAGCCGCGGGGTCACTGCCCCCGCCCTCTCAACTCCCGGCACCCACTGGGGCCGAGACGCGGCGGCGGAAGGCCCagcggagagagatggaggggccAGGTGGCTGCAAAGGACCTTTCGGGATGTCAGATGACAGTAACCAGCCGTCCGAGGAGAGTGGCGAGGTCCGGGAGACGCTGCAGGGCAACGTCGGCCTGGGCAACAGTgacacagag GAGGCACTTCTAGATGGGGTGAagctggaggaaggagaggaggaagagctgGACGAGAACGGAGTCCTCATCTCTAGTAGACCG aagAGGACACCCAGCACAGGGGGCATAGATGAGTTTAAACAGGAGGGCCTGGAGTCTGTAGAGGGGAGCGGAGGGAACCCCACGGGGGTTAACACCGCGGCCCACCAAGCAGGGGTGGGGATAAGCACGCGCCGTGCCACCTACGTCACC gaacccTCCTTAGCAGCCGACGCAGACAAGGCCCTGGTGTGTACCGCTCCCCTCCTGGCCCCTCTTGCGGTGCCCCCCAAGCCTCCCCCGGCCCGCTCCTCCAAGCCACGGCCTAAGAGCCGCATCTCGCGCTACCGCTCCAGTTCGTCGCAGCGAGCCCGCCGCCAGCGGCAGGCCCTGGCCCTGCAGCAGGCAGCCCTGGAGCAGGCGGTGGTGGCCGAGGGGCAGGAGGGTCCCCTGGGGGGACCCGGGGCAGAGCTGAGGCTGGGAGACGGAGTATTGGGAGCTGGGCAACTCATTGACGGAGAAGGCCTGAGTGCTCTGAACAAAGGCAACCTTCGCAACCTGCCTAAGACTAAGAAG tatCTGGTGACAGAGTGGCTGAACGACAAAGTGCTGGACAAGGTAGTCCTGCAGGAGGCGCCCACGGTGGAGCGGCAACTGCGCATCACCACCGACCCCACGGTGCTGGCGACTACGCTCAACATGCTGCCGGGCCTTGCGGCCTCGCCGCTCATCTGCACTGCGCCCAAACACTACGTGCGCTTCGGCTCGCCTTTCAACCCTGAGCGCCGGCGCCGGCCCGTCAGTGTGGACGCCACCTACGGCTCCTTCAAGAAG AGATGGATCCAACAAGCCCAGGATGAGAGCGGGCTCTGCTCGGGGGGCCTGGAGGACGGCACTGAGTCCACCTCTTCCCACCAAAGTAACAGCAGCAGCTCCACCCCCAACCCTTTCAAAGCCG aactaGCGGCGCCCCCCAAGAAGCGGCGGTCTACATATGGCCCGGAGGTGGAGGCAGCGCCGCCTCTGCCCGGCTCAGAAGAACACGGTCTGCTGCTGCGGCCCCTGTCGCCCATCACTCCCCCGCTGCCGTCGGACCAACCCCTGCCTAGCCCCGCATCCTACGCCGCGCTGCTGGGTTGCTACGGCGACGAGGAGCGCCGGCTGTCCAACGGCATGGCTGCCTACTCGCCACTGCCCTCGCTGCCAACCAGCCGCTGCAACACGCCACTGCAGTTTGAG AACATATCATCTCCAGAGGCTTCTCCTGTGCACAGGCCAGAGTCCATCTCTCCAGAG CCGTGTCTGCAACCGGACGTTGACGCCCCGCGCTGCGCCCTGCAGTTCCCCAACCTGTCCTCAGGCCTCGATGGCCCTGTGCCCGCCATGTCAGACgacttctctctcctcttggcAACGGGGCCTCCTCCCCCTGACACGCAGGGGCCGCTGGCCTCCATGGTGGGCGGGGGAGGCCTCCTCACTCCCCTGGCGCCAAGCACCTTGTCCGAGTCGGCCCAGCAGGCCAGAGAGCAGAGCTTCAGAACTGAGTTCAACCTCATCTATACCTGCTCCCCGCTCAACGCCAACCTGGGCAACCCAGTCACCACCGACAGGCGCCTCAGCCAATCGGAGGGCAGCTTCTCCCCGGCCGAGTCCTTCTACAGCACCGTGAGTGGCCAAGGGCCTCTGGCCGAGGTTGGGCCTGGCTCTCTGTCACCCTACGGCGAGCAGCACTATGGCGGGGGCTACCCAGACAGCGGCACCCCTCCCCACCACACCAGTAACCCACCGCAGAAAAAGAAG AGGGCCAACCTGCAAACCGTTAGTCTGCTGACAGGACAGCCAGGTTACCAGGCTATAGCAGTAAGACGTGAATACAAGACAGTACACAATATG GTGTCTCTGCTGGAGTACCGTAAGAGAAAGCAGGGGAGCAGCAGGGACCCAGAGCCCGGGGGTAGCTCCCTGGACACCCGCCCCAGCTCCATCTGTGCCAGCGCCAAGTCTCCCGGAGGCCTCCGTTCCTTCCACCTGCAGCCCCCAGCCTCCCCCCAcagctccttctcctcccccacccactcctccatcccccaGATAGAGGAGGTGAGCCCCCCAGATAACCACCACACCGTCGCCCCTGGACCACCAACACAGCAACAGTCCAGGGCTCAGGAAGGCACCAGCCACTG GATGGTGCCCACGACAGTTGAGCGGCTGAGAGAGGGCCAGGGTGTCTTAGAGCGGGTACTGAGGGGCTCCCTCAAGATGGACCGTGTGCTGAAGAGAACGGACTGCTCGGTTACAGACAAGGACCCTG ATGCAGACCGGTATGAGATCCAGACGGTACCCCTGGCCTCTCCCATGAAAAGCCCACAGAGATACAGCACGTCTGTCTACACACACCAG GTGCAGCCCCCCTTATCGGAGGGCCACCAGCAGACAGTGGACAGTCCAGCCTTCCTTCAGCAGAGCGTGTCCTCTCCATTCCGTGGTTCCTACAGTCCCTCGGCTCCCCCTCCCTCAGGCCAGGGCTTCTACTCTcgcctgtcctccctctctgccctgtctcaagACCCCTCGCAGCAGCATCAACAACAGCCCCTCAACTCCCTGTCCTCCTTCCCCAACCAAACCACCTCCACTGCAGACTCGGCGCTGTGCGGGGCCTCCAGACCGCCAGGAGGCAACCTGCACCATCCGAGCGGCAGCAGCAGTATGGACGGGTCCCACGTGTACAGTGGCGGGAGCCACCTAAAAGCCAGCCTCTTGAACAGCGGGTTGTCAGGGTCTCCCACCCCTGGTTCCAGGGCTCACGGTAACCCTAAAACAGACTTGGGCGCCGGTGCTGTGGGGAACCCGGCGTCCCACCACGCCTCCAGACTGAGCCAGCAGCAGGCGTCCCGGAGCCTGAAACCAGGCAGCCCCGGGCAGACAGTGCTGCAGACCGGCTCCAGGCTCCTGGCGGCCTCCACCGGCCAACACTACCCACAGCACGGGACACCCCTCAGTCAGTTCCAGCACCCACCCATACAGGGGTCAGGAGTAAGGACACAGTCAGGAAGCTTTTag
- the LOC135539589 gene encoding histone-lysine N-methyltransferase SETD5-like isoform X5 has protein sequence MSIVIALGVTTPETSYSDMAAGSDPESVEASPAVNEKNYPNHSCVSAQSHGYRGLPYTMQQSSVVCCQDHNYGAPPPPTPPASPLSQTIIPRMELNGVARGPTSRYHDNGRQEENSADSDSSSEEEGAVASWCHCTLTPDGFLIKCESCRGLDRRKGLDGQRRKQENVSVGDSSATESGDEEVSPATVSYTATQHTPTSITLTVNRVKRNKSKKRKKSTEKARGVPKGKKIKAFREGSRKSMRMKNSTTEASAVDETTAEGWESRIRQWTDQYEEATANQYSADVQTLLQLHRAATVTVAAEGVVVGDTTPATTSPAQVNASANAMDTINRTELACNNTVLGSQMQLQLGRVTRVQKHRKILRASRDLEPDTLIIEYRGKVMLKQQFEVNGHFFKKPYPFVLFYSKFNDVEMCVDARTFGNDARFIRRSCTPSAEVRHMIADGMIHLCIYAVAQILKDAEVTISFDYEFNSCNYKVDCACYKGNQQNCPVLKHNLSPRETLLCQAAGSLPPPSQLPAPTGAETRRRKAQRREMEGPGGCKGPFGMSDDSNQPSEESGEVRETLQGNVGLGNSDTEEALLDGVKLEEGEEEELDENGVLISSRPKRTPSTGGIDEFKQEGLESVEGSGGNPTGVNTAAHQAGVGISTRRATYVTNLSLQEPSLAADADKALVCTAPLLAPLAVPPKPPPARSSKPRPKSRISRYRSSSSQRARRQRQALALQQAALEQAVVAEGQEGPLGGPGAELRLGDGVLGAGQLIDGEGLSALNKGNLRNLPKTKKYLVTEWLNDKVLDKVVLQEAPTVERQLRITTDPTVLATTLNMLPGLAASPLICTAPKHYVRFGSPFNPERRRRPVSVDATYGSFKKRWIQQAQDESGLCSGGLEDGTESTSSHQSNSSSSTPNPFKAELAAPPKKRRSTYGPEVEAAPPLPGSEEHGLLLRPLSPITPPLPSDQPLPSPASYAALLGCYGDEERRLSNGMAAYSPLPSLPTSRCNTPLQFENISSPEASPVHRPESISPEPCLQPDVDAPRCALQFPNLSSGLDGPVPAMSDDFSLLLATGPPPPDTQGPLASMVGGGGLLTPLAPSTLSESAQQAREQSFRTEFNLIYTCSPLNANLGNPVTTDRRLSQSEGSFSPAESFYSTVSGQGPLAEVGPGSLSPYGEQHYGGGYPDSGTPPHHTSNPPQKKKVSLLEYRKRKQGSSRDPEPGGSSLDTRPSSICASAKSPGGLRSFHLQPPASPHSSFSSPTHSSIPQIEEVSPPDNHHTVAPGPPTQQQSRAQEGTSHWMVPTTVERLREGQGVLERVLRGSLKMDRVLKRTDCSVTDKDPDADRYEIQTVPLASPMKSPQRYSTSVYTHQVQPPLSEGHQQTVDSPAFLQQSVSSPFRGSYSPSAPPPSGQGFYSRLSSLSALSQDPSQQHQQQPLNSLSSFPNQTTSTADSALCGASRPPGGNLHHPSGSSSMDGSHVYSGGSHLKASLLNSGLSGSPTPGSRAHGNPKTDLGAGAVGNPASHHASRLSQQQASRSLKPGSPGQTVLQTGSRLLAASTGQHYPQHGTPLSQFQHPPIQGSGVRTQSGSF, from the exons ATGAGCATAGTAATCGCGCTGGGAGTCACTACACCAGAAACGTCCTACTCAGATATGGCTGCTGGATCAGA ccctgaGTCAGTGGAAGCAAGCCCTGCCGTGAATGAGAAAAACTACCCCAACCACAGCTGTGTGAGTGCACAGAGTCATGGGTATCGGGGACTACCATATACT ATGCAACAGTCTTCCGTTGTGTGTTGTCAGGATCACAACTATGGCgcgccccctccccccaccccacccgCCTCCCCGCTCTCCCAAACCATCATCCCCCGCATGGAGCTCAACGGCGTGGCACGCGGCCCTACCTCCCGCTACCATGACAACGGCCGCCAGGAGGAGAACTCTGCTGACAGCGACAGCTCGTCGGAGGAAGAAGGGGCCGTGGCCAGCTGGTGCCACTGCACCTTGACTCCGGATGGCTTCCTCATAAAGTGCGAGAGCTGCAG GGGGCTTGACAGGAGGAAAGGACTGGACGGCCAACGCCGGAAACAAGAAAATGTATCAG TGGGCGATAGCAGCGCCACGGAGAGTGGCGATGAGGAAGTGTCGCCCGCCACGGTGTCCTACACAGCAACGCAGCACACGCCCACCAGCATCACGCTCACAGTCAACCGCGTTAAGCGGAACAAGtccaagaagaggaagaagagcacGGAGAAGGCCCGCGGAGTGCCCAAGGGCAAGAAAATAAAG GCCTTCAGAGAGGGTTCTAGAAAGTCCATGAGGATGAAG aaCTCAACTACGGAGGCCAGCGCAGTGGACGAGACCACAGCGGAGGGCTGGGAGAGCCGCATCCGCCAGTGGACGGACCAGTACGAGGAGGCCACGGCCAACCAGTACAGTGCTGACGTCCAGACACTGCTCCAGCTGCACCGCGCCGCCACCGTTACTGTTGCTGCCGAGGGCGTGGTAGTGGGCGATACAACGCCAGCGACGACCTCACCGGCCCAGGTCAACGCCTCGGCCAATGCCATGGACACAATTAACCGAACGGAGCTGGCGTGCAACAACACGGTGCTTGGCTCTCAGATGCAGTTACAACTGGGGCGGGTGACACGTGTGCAGAAGCACCGGAAGATCCTGCGGGCATCAAGGGATCTAGAGCCAGACACCCTGATCATCGAGTACCGGGGCAAGGTCATGCTCAAACAGCAGTTTGAGGTCAACGGACACTTCTTCAAAAA GCCCTACCCTTTCGTGCTGTTCTACTCCAAGTTCAACGACGTAGAGATGTGCGTGGACGCGCGGACATTTGGGAATGACGCACGCTTCATCCGGAGGTCCTGTACACCCAGCGCAGAG GTTCGGCATATGATCGCTGATGGCATGATCCACCTCTGTATTTACGCCGTCGCGCAAATCCTCAAGGACGCCGAGGTCACCATCAGCTTTGACTACGAGTTCAATAGTTG TAATTACAAGGTGGACTGCGCCTGCTACAAGGGCAACCAGCAGAACTGCCCCGTGCTGAAGCACAACTTGAGCCCACGCGAAACCCTGCTCTGCCAAGCCGCGGGGTCACTGCCCCCGCCCTCTCAACTCCCGGCACCCACTGGGGCCGAGACGCGGCGGCGGAAGGCCCagcggagagagatggaggggccAGGTGGCTGCAAAGGACCTTTCGGGATGTCAGATGACAGTAACCAGCCGTCCGAGGAGAGTGGCGAGGTCCGGGAGACGCTGCAGGGCAACGTCGGCCTGGGCAACAGTgacacagag GAGGCACTTCTAGATGGGGTGAagctggaggaaggagaggaggaagagctgGACGAGAACGGAGTCCTCATCTCTAGTAGACCG aagAGGACACCCAGCACAGGGGGCATAGATGAGTTTAAACAGGAGGGCCTGGAGTCTGTAGAGGGGAGCGGAGGGAACCCCACGGGGGTTAACACCGCGGCCCACCAAGCAGGGGTGGGGATAAGCACGCGCCGTGCCACCTACGTCACC aatctctctctccaggaacccTCCTTAGCAGCCGACGCAGACAAGGCCCTGGTGTGTACCGCTCCCCTCCTGGCCCCTCTTGCGGTGCCCCCCAAGCCTCCCCCGGCCCGCTCCTCCAAGCCACGGCCTAAGAGCCGCATCTCGCGCTACCGCTCCAGTTCGTCGCAGCGAGCCCGCCGCCAGCGGCAGGCCCTGGCCCTGCAGCAGGCAGCCCTGGAGCAGGCGGTGGTGGCCGAGGGGCAGGAGGGTCCCCTGGGGGGACCCGGGGCAGAGCTGAGGCTGGGAGACGGAGTATTGGGAGCTGGGCAACTCATTGACGGAGAAGGCCTGAGTGCTCTGAACAAAGGCAACCTTCGCAACCTGCCTAAGACTAAGAAG tatCTGGTGACAGAGTGGCTGAACGACAAAGTGCTGGACAAGGTAGTCCTGCAGGAGGCGCCCACGGTGGAGCGGCAACTGCGCATCACCACCGACCCCACGGTGCTGGCGACTACGCTCAACATGCTGCCGGGCCTTGCGGCCTCGCCGCTCATCTGCACTGCGCCCAAACACTACGTGCGCTTCGGCTCGCCTTTCAACCCTGAGCGCCGGCGCCGGCCCGTCAGTGTGGACGCCACCTACGGCTCCTTCAAGAAG AGATGGATCCAACAAGCCCAGGATGAGAGCGGGCTCTGCTCGGGGGGCCTGGAGGACGGCACTGAGTCCACCTCTTCCCACCAAAGTAACAGCAGCAGCTCCACCCCCAACCCTTTCAAAGCCG aactaGCGGCGCCCCCCAAGAAGCGGCGGTCTACATATGGCCCGGAGGTGGAGGCAGCGCCGCCTCTGCCCGGCTCAGAAGAACACGGTCTGCTGCTGCGGCCCCTGTCGCCCATCACTCCCCCGCTGCCGTCGGACCAACCCCTGCCTAGCCCCGCATCCTACGCCGCGCTGCTGGGTTGCTACGGCGACGAGGAGCGCCGGCTGTCCAACGGCATGGCTGCCTACTCGCCACTGCCCTCGCTGCCAACCAGCCGCTGCAACACGCCACTGCAGTTTGAG AACATATCATCTCCAGAGGCTTCTCCTGTGCACAGGCCAGAGTCCATCTCTCCAGAG CCGTGTCTGCAACCGGACGTTGACGCCCCGCGCTGCGCCCTGCAGTTCCCCAACCTGTCCTCAGGCCTCGATGGCCCTGTGCCCGCCATGTCAGACgacttctctctcctcttggcAACGGGGCCTCCTCCCCCTGACACGCAGGGGCCGCTGGCCTCCATGGTGGGCGGGGGAGGCCTCCTCACTCCCCTGGCGCCAAGCACCTTGTCCGAGTCGGCCCAGCAGGCCAGAGAGCAGAGCTTCAGAACTGAGTTCAACCTCATCTATACCTGCTCCCCGCTCAACGCCAACCTGGGCAACCCAGTCACCACCGACAGGCGCCTCAGCCAATCGGAGGGCAGCTTCTCCCCGGCCGAGTCCTTCTACAGCACCGTGAGTGGCCAAGGGCCTCTGGCCGAGGTTGGGCCTGGCTCTCTGTCACCCTACGGCGAGCAGCACTATGGCGGGGGCTACCCAGACAGCGGCACCCCTCCCCACCACACCAGTAACCCACCGCAGAAAAAGAAG GTGTCTCTGCTGGAGTACCGTAAGAGAAAGCAGGGGAGCAGCAGGGACCCAGAGCCCGGGGGTAGCTCCCTGGACACCCGCCCCAGCTCCATCTGTGCCAGCGCCAAGTCTCCCGGAGGCCTCCGTTCCTTCCACCTGCAGCCCCCAGCCTCCCCCCAcagctccttctcctcccccacccactcctccatcccccaGATAGAGGAGGTGAGCCCCCCAGATAACCACCACACCGTCGCCCCTGGACCACCAACACAGCAACAGTCCAGGGCTCAGGAAGGCACCAGCCACTG GATGGTGCCCACGACAGTTGAGCGGCTGAGAGAGGGCCAGGGTGTCTTAGAGCGGGTACTGAGGGGCTCCCTCAAGATGGACCGTGTGCTGAAGAGAACGGACTGCTCGGTTACAGACAAGGACCCTG ATGCAGACCGGTATGAGATCCAGACGGTACCCCTGGCCTCTCCCATGAAAAGCCCACAGAGATACAGCACGTCTGTCTACACACACCAG GTGCAGCCCCCCTTATCGGAGGGCCACCAGCAGACAGTGGACAGTCCAGCCTTCCTTCAGCAGAGCGTGTCCTCTCCATTCCGTGGTTCCTACAGTCCCTCGGCTCCCCCTCCCTCAGGCCAGGGCTTCTACTCTcgcctgtcctccctctctgccctgtctcaagACCCCTCGCAGCAGCATCAACAACAGCCCCTCAACTCCCTGTCCTCCTTCCCCAACCAAACCACCTCCACTGCAGACTCGGCGCTGTGCGGGGCCTCCAGACCGCCAGGAGGCAACCTGCACCATCCGAGCGGCAGCAGCAGTATGGACGGGTCCCACGTGTACAGTGGCGGGAGCCACCTAAAAGCCAGCCTCTTGAACAGCGGGTTGTCAGGGTCTCCCACCCCTGGTTCCAGGGCTCACGGTAACCCTAAAACAGACTTGGGCGCCGGTGCTGTGGGGAACCCGGCGTCCCACCACGCCTCCAGACTGAGCCAGCAGCAGGCGTCCCGGAGCCTGAAACCAGGCAGCCCCGGGCAGACAGTGCTGCAGACCGGCTCCAGGCTCCTGGCGGCCTCCACCGGCCAACACTACCCACAGCACGGGACACCCCTCAGTCAGTTCCAGCACCCACCCATACAGGGGTCAGGAGTAAGGACACAGTCAGGAAGCTTTTag